From the genome of Uranotaenia lowii strain MFRU-FL chromosome 1, ASM2978415v1, whole genome shotgun sequence, one region includes:
- the LOC129737573 gene encoding uncharacterized protein LOC129737573 encodes MEELAEDACEVTTLVPPKPEAAKYAKPSQKKEGHFHAHINSNGNQEEYRQRKPCPICGGIDHRVRNCSKFQELNLDSRKRAVRQWNLCEMCLNEHGNWKCKSRIRCNIEGCRVQHHPLLHVPAQAKKGEATVVKSVCNSHNEFRKAFFFRIVPLTLHNGNRTVDTFGFYDEGSSLTIMESSLARRLGIEGKRHPLELQWTSGVTRNEDSSKLIKCMISKLGDPKQHSFTAHTVSKLELPKQTLCYDELANRYEHLKDIPISSINDAQPEVLIGLDNIDILTPIESRQGQPGEPVAVRSLLGWAIYGPNEAGDRNDKNSVRVNFHRCDADQELNDLIRQHFVLEEPQNPFAPILESAEDKRCKTILEETTVFRDGAYETGLLWKADEVCFPDNRYMAERRLKCLESKLSKDPELQANVHQQIRDYLTKGYAHKATEEELAETSAERVWYLPLNVVTHPKKPNKRRLVWDAAASEMFHQIRIRAADKNYQRFLFRFDATQPPDVYIMDVATFGATCSPCSAIYVLHKIADECREDFPKATTAIKEKTYMDDYFDSAPTSEEAADRAIQVKGALARAGFTMRNWVSNDESVLQAVGENSEQKSLSLISDIGGDNIERVLGLEWNPRQDCFQFPTSLRGELAPYVCGERRPTKRMALRCIMSLFDPLGLLSPYTIHGKMLFQDLWRCGIQWDDDIPDEAFEKWVRWTKLLQEINNLQIPRCYCGGDHAGGYETLQLHVFTDASELDYEALTPNHFLGNSTGDQDPMRDPISLSQALQSSYLRSQYLADATWDRWLKEYFPNMNKRSKWFEDVVSVKLGDLVYIAEGSRRTWIRGRIVELIPNKDGRIRRVAVQTTSGRLERPVAKLAVMEIGNGESEQGDTEAVPDSRGGECSGIPDVAASEQT; translated from the exons ATGGAGGAATTGGCCGAGGACGCCTGTGAGGTTACCACGCTTGTACCGCCGAAACCTGAGGCAGCGAAGTATGCAAAACCGTCGCAGAAGAAAGAGGGACATTTCCATGCTCACATTAACAGTAATGGAAACCAGGAAGAATATAGACAACGTAAGCCATGTCCAATCTGTGGTGGCATAGATCACCGGGTTCGGAACTGCTCGAAGTTCCAAGAACTAAATCTCGATTCAAGAAAGCGTGCAGTACGCCAGTGGAATTTGTGCGAAATGTGCCTGAATGAGCACGGTAATTGGAAGTGTAAATCAAGAATCCGATGTAACATCGAAGGCTGTAGAGTTCAGCACCATCCGTTGCTCCATGTTCCGGCGCAAGCCAAAAAGGGAGAAGCAACAGTCGTTAAATCTGTTTGTAATTCCCACAACGAATTCAGAAAAGCGTTTTTCTTTCGAATAGTTCCACTTACCCTGCACAACGGAAATCGCACTGTCGATACTTTTGGATTCTACGATGAAGGGTCATCACTGACCATAATGGAATCATCATTAGCACGCCGCCTAGGAATAGAGGGAAAAAGGCATCCGCTGGAACTACAGTGGACTTCCGGTGTAACCCGGAACGAAGATTCATCCAAGCTCATTAAATGCATGATCTCGAAGTTAGGAGATCCGAAACAACATTCTTTTACCGCACACACGGTTTCGAAACTTGAGCTACCGAAGCAAACCCTCTGCTACGACGAATTAGCTAATCGTTATGAACATCTGAAAGATATCCCAATCAGTTCAATTAACGATGCTCAGCCTGAAGTGCTTATTGGGTTAGATAACATTGACATTTTAACCCCAATCGAAAGTCGGCAAGGTCAACCTGGCGAACCTGTTGCCGTGAGATCATTGCTCGGATGGGCCATCTATGGGCCTAACGAGGCAGGAGATAGAAATGACAAGAACTCGGTCCGAGTTAACTTCCATCGCTGCGACGCAGATCAAGAACTTAACGACCTCATCCGACAACATTTCGTTCTGGAGGAACCCCAGAACCCGTTTGCGCCGATTCTTGAATCTGCCGAAGACAAGCGATGTAAAACGATCCTAGAGGAAACCACGGTGTTCCGTGACGGTGCATACGAAACTGGTTTGCTGTGGAAAGCAGATGAAGTGTGCTTCCCAGATAACCGGTACATGGCTGAGAGACGTCTGAAATGCCTAGAGAGCAAGCTGTCAAAAGACCCCGAACTCCAGGCCAACGTGCACCAACAAATACGAGATTATTTGACAAAAGGGTACGCCCATAAGGCGACCGAAGAAGAGTTGGCAGAAACTAGTGCTGAACGCGTCTGGTACCTCCCCCTGAATGTGGTGACGCACCCGAAGAAACCGAACAAAAGACGGCTAGTGTGGGACGCAGCGGCCTCA GAAATGTTCCACCAAATCCGAATAAGAGCAGCAGACAAAAACTACCAACGATTCCTGTTTCGATTCGACGCAACACAACCGCCCGACGTGTATATTATGGACGTCGCGACGTTCGGAGCGACGTGCTCGCCCTGTTCGGCGATCTACGTGTTGCACAAAATAGCGGACGAGTGTCGGGAGGATTTCCCGAAAGCTACTACAGCTATCAAGGAGAAAACGTATATGGACGATTATTTCGATAGTGCCCCCACTTCTGAGGAAGCAGCTGATCGAGCGATTCAGGTGAAAGGAGCCCTTGCTCGGGCCGGATTCACCATGAGAAATTGGGTTAGCAACGATGAATCGGTGCTACAAGCAGTCGGAGAGAATTCGGAACAGAAATCGCTCTCACTTATCAGTGACATAGGAGGCGATAACATCGAGAGGGTCCTTGGACTGGAGTGGAACCCACGGCAGGATTGTTTCCAATTTCCTACCAGCCTACGTGGTGAGCTGGCGCCGTATGTTTGCGGCGAACGACGACCGACTAAGAGAATGGCTCTTCGATGTATTATGAGTCTTTTCGACCCATTGGGTCTTCTGTCCCCGTATACAATCCACGGGAAGATGCTGTTCCAAGATCTTTGGAGATGCGGCATACAATGGGATGACGACATTCCGGATGAAGCTTTCGAGAAATGGGTCCGATGGACAAAGCTTCTCCAAGAAATCAACAACCTTCAGATCCCCAGGTGCTACTGTGGTGGAGATCATGCTGGAGGGTACGAAACATTGCAGCTACATGTGTTCACCGATGCCAGTGAACTGGACTACGAAGCGTTGACACCCAACCACTTTTTGGGTAACTCCACGGGAGATCAGGACCCTATGCGTGATCCAATCAGTCTCAGCCAAGCACTGCAAAGCAGTTACCTTCGTTCGCAGTATTTAGCTGATGCTACATGGGACAGATGGCTGAAGGAATACTTTCCTAATATGAACAAGCGGTCCAAGTGGTTCGAAGATGTGGTGTCGGTTAAACTTGGAGACCTGGTATATATTGCGGAAGGCAGTCGGCGTACCTGGATCCGAGGAAGGATCGTGGAGCTAATCCCGAACAAGGATGGAAGGATCAGACGTGTTGCAGTACAAACGACATCTGGACGACTCGAGAGACCGGTGGCGAAGCTGGCCGTTATGGAGATAGGTAACGGTGAATCCGAGCAAGGTGATACGGAGGCCGTTCCGGATTCACGGGGTGGAGAATGTTCTGGCATCCCTGACGTCGCTGCATCTGAACAGACCTAA